The sequence below is a genomic window from Rhodococcus sp. 4CII.
TCGACACCGCTCACGGCCACCAGCAGAAGATGATCGACGTCCTCGGCGCGCTGAAGAAGGCCGACCTCGGCGTCCCGCTGGTCGCGGGCAACGTCGTGTCCGCGGCCGGTACCCGGGATCTGATCGACGCGGGCGCCGACATCGTGAAGGTCGGTGTCGGGCCGGGCGCGATGTGCACCACCCGCATGATGACGGGTGTCGGCAGGCCGCAGTTCTCCGCCGTCGAGGAGTGCGCCACGCAGGCGCGGGCGATGGGCGCGCACGTGTGGGCCGACGGCGGCGTCCGGCACCCCCGCGACGTGGCGCTCGCCCTCGCCGCGGGCGCGTCGAACGTGATGATCGGATCATGGTTCGCGGGCACCTACGAGTCCCCCGGCGACCTGCGGGTGGACCAGGCGGGCAACGCGTACAAGGAGAGCTTCGGGATGGCCTCCAAACGGGCCGTCGCCGCCCGCACCGCCACGGACACCGCGTTCGACCGGGCCCGGAAAGGCCTGTTCGAGGAGGGCATTTCGAGTTCCCGGATGCGCCTGGACCCGGAACGTCCCGGCGTCGAGGACCTGATCGACCACATCTGCTCGGGGGTGCGCAGCACCTGCACGTACGCGGGGGCGCGGACTGTGGAGGAACTGCACGAGCGGGCCGTGCTGGGTGTGCAGTCCGCCGCCGGGTTCGCCGAGGGCCGCCCGCTGCCGGCCGGTTGGTGACGTCCGCATCCTGATGCGCCGGTAGGTGTCCTGTTCCACGGAACCGGACATCCACCGGTATCATGGGTCGCTCAACCCCACCAGTTTCTCGGCGCCGGACCCGTCCGGGCCGTCGAGGCCGAACGAGAGGACTCCGGTGCCCGCGGCACCCACACACGCAGCAAGCGCCCCACCCGCCGACGTCTCCGGGAGTGTCGTCCCCTCGCGCTCCGTGGAATCGGACTCCGATTCCGCCGGTTCGGAGGGCTCCTCTAGCGAGCCGGGTGACAAACCCGGCGACCCCCGTTTCTCCGCTCGGCGGCGATGACCGATGGACATCGCGCTCAGCATTCTCGCCCTGCTCGGCTTTCTCGCCCTGACCGCGGGTACCGCACTGTTCGTGGCGGCCGAGTTCTCCCTCACCGCCCTCGAACGCAGCACCGTCGACGCCCACGCCCGGGACGGCGACCGCCGGGCCCGGCAGGTGCAGCACGCCCACCGCACGCTGTCGTTCCAGCTGTCCGGGGCGCAGCTCGGCATCACCATCACCACGCTGATCACCGGTTATCTGTCCGAACCGGTGCTCGCCCGCTTCATCACCCCAATCCTCGACGCGATCGGATTCAGCGAATCTGCCGCCGCGGCAACGTCGTTGGTGATCGCGCTGCTCCTCGCGACGTCGTTCTCGATGGTGTTCGGTGAGCTCGTCCCGAAGAACCTCGCCATCGCCCACCCCCTGCCCACGGCACGCGCGACCGCCGGCGTGCAGGCCGGGTTCTCGCTGATCTTCAAGTGGGCCATCAAGGGGCTCAACGGAACCGCGAACTGGCTGGTGCGGCGCCTCGGCATCGAACCGGCCGAGGAGCTGCGCTCGGCGCGGTCCCCGCAGGAGCTCGGTTCCCTGGTGCGGACGTCGGCGCAGCGCGGCGCCATCGACAAGGCAACGGCCCTGCTCGTCAACCGCTCGCTGCGCTTCGGCGAACGCACCGCCGAGGAACTGATGACCCCGCGTGTGAAGATCGAGACCCTGGCCACCACCGACACGGTGGCCGACCTGATCAACACCGCCGCCCGCACCGGGTTCTCCCGCTTCCCGGTCGTCGACGGCGACCTCGACGACGCCGTCGGTGTCGTCCACATCAAGCACGCGTTCGCGGTGCCCGCCGGCCGGCGGCGGACCACGCGCCTGAGCTCCCTCGCCCAGAAGGTTCCGGTGGTGCCGTCCAGCCTCGACGGTGACGCCCTGATGGAGCGCATCCGATCCGACGGCATGCAGGTGGCGCTCGTCGTCGACGAATACGGCGGCACCGCCGGCATGGTGACGATGGAAGATCTGATCGAGGAGATCGTCGGCGACGTCCGCGACGAACACGACGAACCGGAGATCGACGTCCAGCGGATCGGCGACGGCTGGTCCTGCTCCGGGCTGCTCCGCGTCGACGAGGTATCCGACACCACCGGGTACACGGCCCCCGAGGGCGAGTACGAAACGCTGGGCGGGCTCGTGCTCACCGAGCTGGGCCGGATACCCGACGAGGGCGACACCGTCGAACTTCCGGTGCCCGAGGGGCACCACTCCGGCGGCCGGTGGGTCGCGACCGTGACCCACATGGACGGCCGGCGCATCGACCGGGTGCTGCTCACCCCGGAACCCGAGGAGAGCGGCGACACCGAAGACGACGGGGAGGACGACGATGAGTGACCTCTTCGGTGTGCTGCTCACCTTCGTGCTGCTCGCGGGCAACGCCTTCTTCGTCGGCGCCGAGTTCGCGCTGATCTCGGCGCGCCGCGACCGGCTCGAGGCGTTGGAGGCGCAGGGCAAGAAACGCGCCCGCACGGTGATCACGGCGGGCGAGAACCTGTCCCTGATGCTGGCGGCCGCGCAGCTCGGCATCACGATCTGCTCGATCCTGCTCGGTAAGGTCGCCGAACCGGCGATCGCGCATCTCCTGGAGGTGCCGCTCCACGCGGTCGGGTTGCCCGCCGGGCTGCTGCATCCGGTGGCGTTCACGATCTCGCTGGCCCTGGTGGTGGTGCTGCACATCCTGCTCGGGGAAATGGTGCCGAAGAACATCGCACTCGCGGGCCCGGAGCGGTCGGCGATGCTGCTGGTGCCGTTGCACCTCGTGTTCATCAAGCTGGCCCGCCCGCTGATCTCGTTCTACAACCTGTGCGCCAACCTGACGCTCCGGTTGCTGCGGGTCGAGCCCAAGGACGAACTCGACGTCACCGTGTCGGCGGTGGAATTGTCCGAGATGATCGGCGAATCCCGGTCCGAGGGACTGATCGACGCGGAGGAGCACCGGCGGCTCACCCAGGCGCTGGAGACCACCGACCGCCTGGTGAGCCAGGTGATGATCCCCCTCGCCGAGGCCCGGACCATCCCGCTGACGGGCGGGGGAACACGGCTCGGGGCCATCGAGGAGGCCGTCGTCGAGACCGGCTACTCCCGCTACCCGGTGCGCGCCGAGGACGGCTCCCTGGTCGGGTACCTGCATCTCAAGGACGTGCTCGACGACATCCTCGACGAGGAGGCCGGACCCGACACGGTGATCCCCCGCTCGGATATCCGCCCCCTCCCGAGCATGTCGACGACCACCCCGCTCGCGGAGGCGCTGGCGATCCTGCGGCGCGCCAGCTCCCACCTGGGGGCGGCGGCCGACCCGTCCGGGCGGATCGTGGGCATCGTCGCGCTCGAGGACCTCGTCGAGGAGTACGTGGGCACCGTGCGCGACGGCACCCACCGGGTCAACGGCGTGAACCCGGGACAGC
It includes:
- a CDS encoding hemolysin family protein; the protein is MSDLFGVLLTFVLLAGNAFFVGAEFALISARRDRLEALEAQGKKRARTVITAGENLSLMLAAAQLGITICSILLGKVAEPAIAHLLEVPLHAVGLPAGLLHPVAFTISLALVVVLHILLGEMVPKNIALAGPERSAMLLVPLHLVFIKLARPLISFYNLCANLTLRLLRVEPKDELDVTVSAVELSEMIGESRSEGLIDAEEHRRLTQALETTDRLVSQVMIPLAEARTIPLTGGGTRLGAIEEAVVETGYSRYPVRAEDGSLVGYLHLKDVLDDILDEEAGPDTVIPRSDIRPLPSMSTTTPLAEALAILRRASSHLGAAADPSGRIVGIVALEDLVEEYVGTVRDGTHRVNGVNPGQRTS
- a CDS encoding hemolysin family protein — its product is MDIALSILALLGFLALTAGTALFVAAEFSLTALERSTVDAHARDGDRRARQVQHAHRTLSFQLSGAQLGITITTLITGYLSEPVLARFITPILDAIGFSESAAAATSLVIALLLATSFSMVFGELVPKNLAIAHPLPTARATAGVQAGFSLIFKWAIKGLNGTANWLVRRLGIEPAEELRSARSPQELGSLVRTSAQRGAIDKATALLVNRSLRFGERTAEELMTPRVKIETLATTDTVADLINTAARTGFSRFPVVDGDLDDAVGVVHIKHAFAVPAGRRRTTRLSSLAQKVPVVPSSLDGDALMERIRSDGMQVALVVDEYGGTAGMVTMEDLIEEIVGDVRDEHDEPEIDVQRIGDGWSCSGLLRVDEVSDTTGYTAPEGEYETLGGLVLTELGRIPDEGDTVELPVPEGHHSGGRWVATVTHMDGRRIDRVLLTPEPEESGDTEDDGEDDDE